In one window of Streptomyces roseofulvus DNA:
- the hrpA gene encoding ATP-dependent RNA helicase HrpA, translating to MSTSFAALQSVLAEVSLRDSHRLGRRLEGARRIRKPEARAAVLDEIAAEAAKAKERVDGRAARVPAVTYPEQLPVSQKKDEILEAIRDHQVVIVAGETGSGKTTQIPKICLELGRGVRGMIGHTQPRRIAARTVAERVAEELRTPLGEAVGWKVRFTDQVNPDATFVKLMTDGILLAEIQTDRELRAYDTIIIDEAHERSLNIDFLLGYLAQLLPRRPDLKVVITSATIDPERFSRHFGDAPIVEVSGRTYPVEVRYRPLLEEDSDESDRDQITAICDAVDELQKEGPGDILVFLSGEREIRDTADALTKKKLFNTEILPLYARLSHAEQHRVFQAHSGRRIVLATNVAETSLTVPGIKYVIDPGTARISRYSHRTKVQRLPIEAISQASANQRKGRCGRTSDGICIRLYSEDDFLTRPEFTDAEILRTNLASVILQMTAAGLGDIEKFPFIDPPDHRNIRDGVQLLQELGALDPAQKDPKKRLTEQGRKLSQLPVDPRLARMVLEADKNGCVREVMVIAAALSIQDPRERPSDKQAQADQQHARFKDETSDFLAFLNLWRYVREQQKERGSSSFRRMCKQEYLNFLRIREWQDIYSQLRTVAKQMGIHLNEEDASEHSVHVSLLSGLLSHIGLKDVKESKEGAAKDGRREGTRNEYLGARNAKFAIFPGSALFKKPPRMVMSAELVETSRLWARVNARIEPEWVEPLAQHLVKKTYSEPHWEKDQAAVMAYEKVTLYGVPIVADRKVNYGRIDPEVSRELFIRNALVEGDWRTHHKFFADNRKLLTEVEELEHRARRRDILVDDETLFDFYDKRVPEHVVSGAHFDSWWKHKRREEPEFLDFEREMLINEKAGAVTKDDYPDSWRQGALKFRVTYQFEPGADADGVTVHIPLQVLNQVTDEGFDWQIPGLREEVVTELIRSLPKPIRRHYVPAPNYAGRFLDAVVPVQEPLTTALARELQRMVGVPLAPEDFDWAKLPDHLKITFRIVDERRRKLAEDKDLETLRLKLRPKARQALSKAAQAATAGPDGSGPSLERTGLKDWSIGTLTKVFETKRGGQPVKAYPALVDEGDSVAVRLFDSEAEQAQAMWRGTRKLIMLNIPVNPAKFASDKLTNQQKLALSANPHGSIQALFDDCATAAADRLIAQHGGPVWDEESFRKLYDKVRADLVELTVRTVGQVQQVLAAWQACERRLKATASPALLPNLQDVREQLAWLMPAGFVTRTGLKRLPDLMRYLVAADRRLQQMPTGVQRDTTRMEKVHEMLDEYAWLLEQLPQGRPVPTEVTDIRWMIEELRVSYFAHALGTAHPVSDKRIVKAIDAAVPAPAR from the coding sequence ATGTCTACTTCCTTCGCCGCCCTCCAGTCCGTCCTGGCCGAGGTCTCGCTGCGGGACTCCCACCGGCTCGGCCGCCGTCTCGAAGGCGCCCGCCGCATCCGCAAGCCCGAGGCCCGCGCCGCCGTCCTGGACGAGATCGCCGCAGAGGCGGCCAAGGCCAAGGAGCGGGTCGACGGGCGTGCCGCCCGCGTGCCCGCCGTCACCTATCCCGAACAGCTCCCGGTCTCGCAGAAGAAGGACGAGATCCTGGAGGCGATACGCGACCACCAGGTCGTGATCGTCGCCGGTGAGACCGGCTCCGGCAAGACCACCCAGATCCCGAAGATCTGTCTGGAGCTGGGCCGGGGCGTCCGGGGCATGATCGGGCACACCCAGCCCCGCCGGATCGCCGCCCGCACGGTCGCCGAGCGGGTCGCCGAGGAGCTGAGGACCCCGCTCGGCGAGGCCGTCGGCTGGAAGGTCCGGTTCACCGACCAGGTGAACCCCGACGCGACCTTCGTGAAGCTGATGACGGACGGCATCCTGCTCGCCGAGATCCAGACGGACCGCGAGCTGCGCGCCTACGACACGATCATCATCGACGAGGCCCACGAGCGGTCCCTCAACATCGACTTCCTGCTCGGCTATCTGGCCCAGCTGCTCCCCCGGCGCCCCGACCTCAAGGTCGTGATCACCTCGGCGACGATCGACCCGGAGCGCTTCTCCCGCCACTTCGGCGACGCCCCGATCGTCGAGGTCTCCGGCCGTACGTACCCGGTCGAGGTCCGCTACCGGCCGCTCCTGGAGGAGGACTCGGACGAGTCCGACCGGGACCAGATCACCGCCATCTGCGACGCCGTCGACGAACTCCAGAAGGAGGGGCCGGGCGACATCCTGGTCTTCCTCTCCGGCGAGCGGGAGATCCGCGACACGGCGGACGCGCTGACGAAGAAGAAGCTCTTCAACACGGAGATCCTGCCCCTGTACGCCCGGCTGTCGCACGCCGAGCAGCACCGGGTCTTCCAGGCGCACTCCGGCCGCCGGATCGTGCTCGCCACCAACGTCGCCGAGACCTCGCTGACCGTCCCCGGCATCAAGTACGTGATCGACCCGGGCACCGCCCGCATCTCGCGCTACTCCCACCGCACCAAGGTCCAGCGGCTCCCGATCGAGGCGATCTCGCAGGCCAGCGCCAACCAGCGCAAGGGCCGCTGCGGCCGTACGAGCGACGGCATCTGCATCCGGCTGTACTCCGAGGACGACTTCCTCACCCGACCGGAGTTCACGGACGCGGAGATCCTCCGGACCAACCTGGCCTCCGTCATCCTCCAGATGACCGCCGCCGGCCTCGGCGACATCGAGAAGTTCCCCTTCATCGACCCGCCGGACCACCGCAACATCCGGGACGGCGTCCAGCTCCTCCAGGAGCTCGGCGCGCTCGACCCGGCGCAGAAGGACCCCAAGAAGCGCCTCACCGAGCAGGGCCGGAAGCTCTCCCAGCTGCCCGTCGACCCGCGGCTCGCCCGGATGGTCCTGGAGGCCGACAAGAACGGCTGCGTCCGCGAGGTCATGGTGATCGCGGCCGCCCTCTCCATCCAGGACCCGCGCGAGCGGCCGTCCGACAAGCAGGCCCAGGCCGACCAGCAGCACGCCCGCTTCAAGGACGAGACCAGCGACTTCCTCGCCTTCCTCAACCTGTGGCGGTACGTCCGCGAGCAGCAGAAGGAGCGCGGCTCCAGCTCCTTCCGCCGGATGTGCAAGCAGGAGTACCTGAACTTCCTCCGCATCCGGGAGTGGCAGGACATCTACTCCCAGCTGCGGACCGTCGCGAAGCAGATGGGCATCCACCTCAACGAGGAGGACGCGTCCGAGCACTCCGTGCACGTCTCCCTCCTCTCCGGACTGCTCTCCCACATCGGCCTGAAGGACGTGAAGGAGTCCAAGGAGGGCGCCGCCAAGGACGGCCGGCGGGAGGGCACCCGGAACGAGTACCTGGGCGCGCGGAACGCCAAGTTCGCGATCTTCCCCGGCTCGGCGCTCTTCAAGAAGCCGCCGCGGATGGTGATGTCCGCCGAGCTGGTGGAGACCTCGCGGCTCTGGGCCCGGGTGAACGCCCGGATCGAGCCCGAGTGGGTCGAGCCGCTCGCCCAGCACCTGGTGAAGAAGACGTACAGCGAGCCGCACTGGGAGAAGGACCAGGCGGCCGTCATGGCGTACGAGAAGGTGACGCTGTACGGCGTCCCGATCGTCGCCGACCGCAAGGTGAACTACGGGCGGATCGACCCCGAGGTCTCCCGCGAGCTGTTCATCCGCAACGCCCTGGTGGAGGGCGACTGGCGCACCCACCACAAGTTCTTCGCCGACAACCGCAAGCTGCTCACCGAGGTCGAGGAGCTGGAGCACCGCGCCCGCCGCCGGGACATCCTGGTCGACGACGAGACGCTCTTCGACTTCTACGACAAGCGGGTCCCCGAACACGTCGTGTCCGGCGCCCACTTCGACTCGTGGTGGAAGCACAAGCGGCGCGAGGAGCCGGAGTTCCTCGACTTCGAGCGCGAGATGCTCATCAACGAGAAGGCCGGGGCCGTCACCAAGGACGACTACCCGGACTCGTGGCGGCAGGGCGCGCTCAAGTTCCGCGTGACGTACCAGTTCGAGCCGGGCGCGGACGCGGACGGCGTCACCGTCCACATCCCGCTCCAGGTGCTGAACCAGGTCACCGACGAGGGCTTCGACTGGCAGATCCCCGGGCTGCGGGAAGAGGTCGTCACCGAGCTGATCCGCTCGCTGCCGAAGCCGATCCGCCGCCACTACGTGCCCGCGCCGAACTACGCCGGCCGGTTCCTGGACGCGGTCGTGCCCGTGCAGGAGCCGCTGACGACGGCGCTCGCGCGCGAGCTGCAGCGGATGGTCGGCGTCCCGCTCGCCCCCGAGGACTTCGACTGGGCGAAGCTCCCCGACCACCTCAAGATCACCTTCCGGATCGTCGACGAGCGGCGCCGGAAGCTGGCCGAGGACAAGGACCTGGAGACGCTGCGGCTGAAGCTGCGCCCCAAGGCCCGTCAGGCGCTCTCCAAGGCCGCCCAGGCGGCCACGGCGGGCCCGGACGGCTCCGGGCCCTCCCTGGAGCGGACGGGGCTCAAGGACTGGAGCATCGGCACCCTGACGAAGGTCTTCGAGACCAAGCGCGGCGGGCAGCCGGTGAAGGCCTACCCGGCGCTGGTCGACGAGGGCGACAGCGTCGCCGTCCGGCTCTTCGACTCGGAGGCCGAGCAGGCGCAGGCGATGTGGCGCGGCACCCGGAAGCTGATCATGCTGAACATCCCGGTGAATCCGGCGAAGTTCGCCTCCGACAAGCTGACCAACCAGCAGAAGCTGGCCCTGTCGGCGAACCCGCACGGCTCGATCCAGGCGCTCTTCGACGACTGCGCCACCGCCGCCGCCGACCGGCTGATCGCGCAGCACGGCGGCCCGGTGTGGGACGAGGAGTCCTTCCGGAAGCTGTACGACAAGGTCCGCGCCGACCTGGTGGAGCTGACCGTCCGCACGGTGGGCCAGGTCCAGCAGGTGCTGGCGGCCTGGCAGGCGTGCGAGCGGCGCCTGAAGGCCACCGCGAGCCCGGCGCTGCTGCCGAACCTCCAGGACGTGCGGGAGCAGCTGGCGTGGCTGATGCCGGCCGGTTTCGTGACCCGTACGGGGCTGAAGCGGCTGCCGGACCTGATGCGCTACCTGGTGGCGGCGGACCGGCGGCTCCAGCAGATGCCGACCGGGGTCCAGCGGGACACCACCCGGATGGAGAAGGTCCACGAGATGCTCGACGAGTACGCGTGGCTCCTGGAGCAGCTGCCGCAGGGGCGACCGGTGCCGACCGAGGTCACGGACATCCGCTGGATGATCGAGGAGCTGCGGGTGAGCTACTTCGCGCACGCGCTGGGCACCGCGCACCCGGTGTCGGACAAGCGGATCGTGAAGGCGATCGACGCGGCCGTGCCCGCTCCGGCGCGGTAG
- a CDS encoding DsbA family protein has translation MSKPVSKPSTPSTPSKFKPIAVVAGVAAAAALLGVVSYTATKPPSPGAAGSSSVAEVSADPSAGVYAELEAYARRDPADKLALGRADAPVVLIEYADFKCGYCGKFARDTEPALVKKYVENGTLRIEWRNFPIFGEESEAVARASWAAGQQGRFWEFHRAAYAEGAKEKGFGRERLAALAREAGVPDAARFAKDSDSEAARDAVRKDQEQGYELGASSTPSFLVNGRPIAGAQPLETFTEAIDAAARTARAKAGR, from the coding sequence ATGTCCAAGCCCGTGTCCAAGCCGTCCACGCCGTCGACGCCGTCGAAGTTCAAGCCGATCGCCGTCGTGGCCGGGGTGGCGGCCGCCGCCGCGCTGCTCGGCGTGGTCTCGTACACCGCCACCAAGCCCCCGTCCCCCGGCGCCGCCGGCTCCTCGTCCGTCGCCGAGGTCTCCGCCGACCCGTCCGCCGGCGTCTACGCCGAGCTGGAGGCGTACGCCCGCCGCGACCCCGCCGACAAGCTCGCCCTGGGCCGTGCCGACGCGCCCGTGGTGCTCATCGAGTACGCCGACTTCAAGTGCGGCTACTGCGGCAAGTTCGCCCGCGACACCGAGCCCGCCCTCGTGAAGAAGTACGTCGAGAACGGCACCCTGCGCATCGAGTGGCGGAACTTCCCGATCTTCGGCGAGGAGTCGGAGGCCGTCGCCCGCGCCTCCTGGGCGGCCGGGCAGCAGGGCCGGTTCTGGGAGTTCCACCGGGCCGCCTACGCCGAGGGCGCCAAGGAGAAGGGCTTCGGCAGGGAGCGGCTCGCCGCCCTCGCGCGGGAGGCCGGCGTCCCCGACGCGGCCCGGTTCGCGAAGGACAGCGACAGCGAGGCGGCCCGGGACGCCGTACGGAAGGACCAGGAGCAGGGGTACGAGCTCGGCGCCTCCTCCACCCCGTCGTTCCTGGTGAACGGGCGGCCGATCGCCGGCGCCCAGCCCCTGGAGACCTTCACGGAGGCCATCGACGCGGCCGCGAGGACGGCCCGGGCGAAGGCCGGCCGGTGA
- a CDS encoding cytochrome c biogenesis CcdA family protein, whose amino-acid sequence MTSGIGYFAAFLGGLLALLSPCSALLLPAFFAYSIDTRAKLVARTGILYAGLATTLVPLGAAGSLAGRFFYGHRDLLVTAGGWLIIGLGVLQVLGLGFTSRRIAEASGRIRPTSALSVYALGLVYGLAGFCAGPILGSVLTVAALSGSPAYGGLLLAAYALGMAVPLFVLALLWERYDLGRRRWLRGRPLRAGRFEVHSTSLVSGLFFVALGTLFLVFDGTTALPGLLSVDDSFAVEERVAALGRAVPDWALLVAVVAAVAGVLALRGRRGRRREEA is encoded by the coding sequence GTGACCTCCGGCATCGGCTACTTCGCCGCCTTCCTCGGCGGGCTGCTCGCCCTCCTCAGCCCGTGCAGCGCCCTGCTCCTGCCCGCCTTCTTCGCGTACTCGATCGACACCCGCGCGAAGCTCGTGGCCAGGACCGGCATCCTCTACGCGGGCCTGGCGACCACCCTGGTGCCGCTGGGCGCGGCCGGCTCCCTCGCCGGCCGGTTCTTCTACGGCCACCGGGACCTGCTGGTCACCGCCGGCGGCTGGCTGATCATCGGGCTCGGCGTCCTCCAGGTCCTCGGCCTGGGCTTCACCTCCCGCCGGATCGCCGAGGCGAGCGGCCGCATCCGGCCCACCTCGGCGCTCTCCGTCTACGCCCTCGGCCTGGTCTACGGCCTCGCCGGCTTCTGCGCCGGCCCGATCCTGGGCAGCGTCCTGACGGTGGCGGCGCTGAGCGGCAGCCCGGCCTACGGGGGGCTGCTCCTCGCCGCCTACGCGCTCGGGATGGCGGTCCCGCTGTTCGTCCTGGCGCTGCTCTGGGAGCGGTACGACCTGGGGCGGCGGCGCTGGCTGCGCGGGCGCCCGCTGCGGGCGGGCCGCTTCGAGGTCCACTCGACGTCGCTGGTCTCGGGCCTCTTCTTCGTCGCCCTCGGCACCCTCTTCCTGGTCTTCGACGGGACGACCGCCCTGCCGGGGCTGCTCTCGGTCGACGACTCCTTCGCGGTGGAGGAGCGGGTGGCCGCGCTGGGCCGCGCGGTGCCGGACTGGGCGCTGCTCGTCGCGGTCGTGGCGGCGGTGGCGGGGGTGCTCGCGCTGCGGGGCCGCCGGGGGCGGCGGCGCGAGGAGGCCTGA
- a CDS encoding metallopeptidase family protein, protein MLEMTREEFEELVAEALDRIPPELTRLMDNVAVFVEDEPSPDDPELLGLYEGTPLTERGEWYAGVLPDRITIYRGPTLRMCESREDVVAETEITVVHEIAHHFGIDDERLHALGYG, encoded by the coding sequence GTGCTGGAGATGACGCGCGAGGAGTTCGAGGAGCTTGTCGCCGAGGCCCTGGACCGGATCCCGCCGGAGTTGACGCGGCTGATGGACAACGTCGCGGTGTTCGTGGAGGACGAGCCCTCTCCGGACGATCCCGAGCTGCTCGGGCTCTACGAGGGGACGCCGCTGACCGAGCGCGGCGAGTGGTACGCGGGCGTGCTGCCCGACCGGATCACGATCTACCGGGGGCCGACGCTGCGGATGTGCGAGTCCCGCGAGGACGTCGTGGCCGAGACCGAGATCACCGTGGTCCACGAGATCGCCCACCACTTCGGCATCGACGACGAGCGGCTGCACGCGCTGGGCTACGGCTGA
- a CDS encoding DEAD/DEAH box helicase: MSISSSDHAVMPENDEITEIVELADDAEITDELTDGADLAELTDEADDLADDADQTPEITFGDLGLPEGVVRKLAQNGVTTPFPIQAATIPDALAGKDILGRGRTGSGKTLSFGLPLLATLAGGETEKKKPRGVILTPTRELAMQVADALQPYGDVLGLRMKVVCGGTSMGNQIYALERGVDILVATPGRLRDIINRGACSLEQVQVAVLDEADQMADLGFLPEVTELLDQVPVGGQRLLFSATLENEIDSLVKRYLVNPVTHEVDPSAGAVTTMTHHVLVVKPKDKAPVTAAIAARKGRTIIFVRTQLGADRVAEQLRESGVKADALHGGMTQGARTRTLADFKDGYVNVLVATDVAARGIHVDGIDLVLNVDPAGDHKDYLHRSGRTARAGRSGVVVSLALPHQRRQIFRLMEDAGVDASRHIVGGAGAFDPEVAEITGARSLTEVQADSANNSAKQAEREVVDLTRQLERLQRRAVELREEADRLVAQAARERGEDPETAVAAVVEAAEAEVAAAAAEAERAAREEQRREERPARDERGNYERRDRGGFRRDNDRPSFRDRDDRGGDRGGFRRDDRPSGGFRRDNDRPSFRDRDDRGGRSFERRDNDRPSGGFRRDNDRPSFRDRDDRGGDRGGFRRDDRPSGGFRRDNDRPSFRDRDDRGGRSFERRDNDRPSGGFRRDDRPSGGFRRDDRPSGGFRRDNDRPFNRDRRDDRPSGGFRRDDRPSGGFRRDDHRPSGSSFGGGRRDDKPRWKRNG; the protein is encoded by the coding sequence ATGTCCATTTCCAGTTCTGACCACGCCGTCATGCCCGAGAACGACGAGATCACCGAGATCGTCGAGCTGGCCGACGACGCCGAGATCACCGACGAGCTCACCGACGGCGCCGACCTGGCCGAGCTCACCGACGAGGCCGACGACCTGGCCGACGACGCCGACCAGACCCCCGAGATCACCTTCGGTGACCTGGGTCTGCCCGAGGGCGTCGTCCGCAAGCTCGCGCAGAACGGCGTGACCACCCCCTTCCCGATCCAGGCCGCGACCATCCCGGACGCCCTGGCCGGCAAGGACATCCTGGGCCGCGGCCGCACCGGCTCCGGCAAGACCCTCTCCTTCGGCCTCCCGCTGCTCGCCACCCTGGCCGGCGGCGAGACCGAGAAGAAGAAGCCCCGCGGCGTCATCCTCACCCCGACCCGTGAGCTCGCGATGCAGGTCGCGGACGCCCTCCAGCCCTACGGCGACGTGCTCGGCCTCCGCATGAAGGTCGTCTGCGGCGGTACGTCGATGGGCAACCAGATCTACGCCCTGGAGCGCGGCGTCGACATCCTCGTCGCCACCCCGGGCCGTCTCCGCGACATCATCAACCGCGGCGCCTGCTCCCTGGAGCAGGTCCAGGTCGCCGTCCTCGACGAGGCCGACCAGATGGCCGACCTGGGCTTCCTGCCCGAGGTCACCGAGCTCCTCGACCAGGTCCCGGTCGGCGGCCAGCGCCTCCTCTTCTCCGCCACGCTGGAGAACGAGATCGACAGCCTGGTCAAGCGCTACCTGGTGAACCCGGTCACCCACGAGGTCGACCCGTCCGCCGGCGCCGTCACGACCATGACCCACCACGTCCTCGTCGTGAAGCCGAAGGACAAGGCCCCGGTCACCGCCGCGATCGCCGCCCGCAAGGGCCGCACCATCATCTTCGTCCGCACCCAGCTCGGTGCCGACCGCGTCGCCGAGCAGCTGCGCGAGTCCGGCGTGAAGGCCGACGCGCTGCACGGCGGCATGACCCAGGGCGCCCGTACCCGTACGCTCGCCGACTTCAAGGACGGGTACGTCAACGTCCTCGTCGCCACCGACGTCGCCGCCCGGGGCATCCACGTCGACGGCATCGACCTGGTCCTCAACGTGGACCCGGCCGGCGACCACAAGGACTACCTGCACCGCTCGGGCCGCACCGCCCGTGCCGGCCGCTCCGGCGTCGTGGTCTCCCTGGCCCTGCCGCACCAGCGCCGCCAGATCTTCCGCCTGATGGAGGACGCGGGCGTCGACGCCTCGCGCCACATCGTCGGCGGCGCCGGCGCGTTCGACCCGGAGGTCGCCGAGATCACCGGCGCCCGTTCGCTGACCGAGGTCCAGGCCGACTCGGCGAACAACTCGGCCAAGCAGGCCGAGCGCGAGGTCGTCGACCTGACCCGTCAGCTGGAGCGCCTGCAGCGCCGCGCCGTCGAGCTCCGCGAGGAGGCCGACCGCCTCGTCGCCCAGGCCGCCCGCGAGCGCGGCGAGGACCCGGAGACCGCCGTCGCCGCCGTCGTCGAGGCCGCCGAGGCCGAGGTCGCCGCGGCCGCCGCCGAGGCCGAGCGCGCCGCCCGCGAGGAGCAGCGCCGCGAGGAGCGTCCGGCCCGCGACGAGCGAGGCAACTACGAGCGCCGCGACCGCGGTGGCTTCCGCCGGGACAACGACCGTCCGTCGTTCCGTGACCGCGACGACCGTGGTGGCGACCGTGGCGGCTTCCGCCGCGACGACCGTCCGTCGGGCGGTTTCCGCCGGGACAACGACCGTCCGTCGTTCCGCGACCGTGACGACCGTGGCGGCCGTTCCTTCGAGCGTCGTGACAACGACCGTCCGTCCGGCGGCTTCCGCCGCGACAACGACCGTCCGTCGTTCCGTGACCGTGACGACCGTGGTGGCGACCGTGGCGGCTTCCGCCGCGACGACCGTCCGTCGGGCGGTTTCCGCCGGGACAACGACCGTCCGTCGTTCCGCGACCGTGACGACCGTGGCGGCCGTTCCTTCGAGCGTCGTGACAACGACCGTCCGTCCGGCGGCTTCCGCCGCGACGACCGTCCGTCGGGCGGCTTCCGCCGCGACGACCGCCCCTCCGGCGGCTTCCGCCGGGACAACGACCGTCCGTTCAACCGCGACCGTCGTGACGACCGTCCGTCGGGCGGCTTCCGCCGCGACGACCGTCCGTCCGGTGGCTTCCGCCGCGACGACCACCGCCCGTCCGGCTCCTCCTTCGGCGGCGGCCGCCGCGACGACAAGCCCCGCTGGAAGCGCAACGGCTGA